A stretch of the Sphingobacterium thalpophilum genome encodes the following:
- a CDS encoding GMC oxidoreductase, translating to MSKRNLNSMIKTENHFDAIVIGSGISGGWAAKECCEKGLKTLVLDRGRDVRHIQDYPTAYYDPWEFQHGGQLSREIREQNPVASRCYAFREDARHFFLPDAEQPYIQEKPFDWIRANQVGGKSLLWARQTQRWSKYDFEGPARDGFAVDWPIRYEDIAPWYSYVEHFAGISGNKDGIDAMPDGDFLPAWEMNVVEKVIQQRIMARYKDRSVIQGRCAHLTAPRQIHVDQGRSQCQARSLCQRGCPFGGYFSSNASTLPWAAKTGRLTLRPQSLVESIIYDDKRQKAVGVRIIDTETKETKAYFARIIFVNASALATNLILLNSTSARFPNGLGNDSGLLGKYVAFHNYLGAISGTVEGYADSYYYGRRPTQPIIPNFRNVQRQETDFLRGYASFFSAGRPRGTAYQGDSVGEAYKDGLCEPGGWTVSMMMQGETIPKESNHVRLSPDQKDPYGMPQLITAVGYDPNDYKSRDDFFVQGQEMLEAAGVRNLMTSDSGQNPGLDIHEMGGVRMGHDPRTSLLNRWNQMHLVSNVFVTDGACMTSTGTQNPSLTYMALTARAVDYAVSEMKKGNL from the coding sequence ATGTCCAAACGGAACCTAAATAGTATGATAAAAACAGAAAATCATTTTGATGCCATCGTGATCGGCTCCGGTATATCCGGCGGTTGGGCTGCCAAAGAATGCTGTGAGAAAGGTCTGAAGACACTGGTATTGGACCGGGGTCGGGATGTCCGGCATATTCAGGATTATCCGACCGCTTATTACGATCCCTGGGAATTTCAGCATGGTGGACAGTTGAGCCGTGAGATCCGGGAGCAGAATCCCGTAGCTTCCCGCTGCTATGCCTTCCGCGAGGATGCCCGGCATTTCTTTCTGCCGGACGCTGAGCAGCCTTATATTCAGGAAAAACCTTTTGACTGGATCCGTGCCAATCAGGTGGGCGGCAAGTCGCTGCTCTGGGCCCGGCAGACCCAGCGCTGGTCGAAGTATGATTTTGAAGGGCCCGCCCGGGACGGATTTGCCGTGGACTGGCCGATCCGCTATGAGGATATTGCACCGTGGTACAGCTATGTGGAGCACTTCGCAGGCATATCCGGCAATAAAGACGGCATAGACGCTATGCCCGACGGCGATTTTCTGCCAGCCTGGGAAATGAATGTGGTGGAGAAAGTCATACAGCAGCGCATCATGGCGCGTTACAAAGACCGTTCTGTGATCCAGGGCCGATGTGCCCATTTGACGGCGCCGCGGCAGATTCATGTCGACCAGGGACGCAGCCAGTGTCAGGCACGTAGCCTTTGCCAGCGCGGCTGTCCCTTCGGTGGCTATTTTAGCTCCAATGCTTCGACGCTCCCATGGGCAGCAAAGACCGGCAGGCTGACCCTGCGGCCCCAGTCACTGGTCGAGTCCATCATTTACGACGACAAACGGCAAAAAGCCGTGGGTGTGCGCATCATCGATACAGAAACCAAGGAGACTAAAGCGTACTTTGCGCGAATCATTTTCGTCAATGCCTCCGCGCTGGCCACCAACCTGATCCTGCTCAATTCCACATCCGCCCGTTTTCCCAACGGCCTGGGCAACGATAGCGGCCTGTTGGGAAAATATGTTGCTTTCCACAATTACCTGGGCGCGATTTCTGGTACGGTCGAAGGCTATGCGGACAGCTATTACTACGGACGGCGGCCTACACAGCCGATCATACCCAATTTTAGAAATGTCCAGCGGCAGGAAACAGATTTTCTGCGGGGCTATGCTTCGTTTTTCAGTGCCGGCCGCCCACGCGGGACAGCCTATCAGGGCGACAGCGTGGGAGAGGCCTACAAGGATGGCCTCTGTGAGCCCGGCGGCTGGACTGTATCCATGATGATGCAGGGCGAGACCATCCCTAAGGAAAGCAATCATGTACGGCTGAGCCCAGATCAGAAAGATCCTTATGGCATGCCCCAGCTGATCACAGCCGTCGGCTATGACCCGAATGACTATAAATCCAGGGACGACTTTTTTGTGCAGGGGCAGGAGATGCTGGAGGCGGCCGGAGTTCGCAATCTCATGACCAGCGACAGCGGACAAAATCCCGGACTGGATATCCATGAGATGGGCGGAGTACGCATGGGACACGATCCCCGAACCTCCCTGCTCAACAGATGGAACCAGATGCATCTGGTCAGCAACGTATTTGTTACCGACGGCGCCTGCATGACTTCCACAGGGACACAAAATCCCTCGCTGACCTATATGGCGCTCACGGCGCGGGCAGTGGATTACGCGGTCAGCGAGATGAAAAAGGGCAACTTATAG
- a CDS encoding ecotin, producing MRKHVFKMMFMMLIALIASTTVSKAQMVIDKIDLSIFPAPEKGYKKMVIEVPYSENDKNKKIEFAVGKWMEVDGCNAFHLSGSLEKKDLQGWGYDYYVFKTDGQVAGTMMACPDKAKRNLFVSAQPETVRYNGRMPIVIYVPEGYEAQFKIYSTDGDTYRAAEVRSKK from the coding sequence ATGAGAAAACATGTATTCAAAATGATGTTCATGATGTTAATCGCATTGATTGCATCGACAACGGTAAGCAAGGCACAAATGGTAATCGACAAAATAGATCTGAGCATTTTCCCAGCTCCCGAAAAGGGCTATAAGAAAATGGTGATCGAGGTCCCCTATTCCGAAAACGACAAAAACAAAAAAATTGAATTCGCTGTCGGCAAATGGATGGAAGTCGATGGTTGCAACGCCTTTCATCTGTCTGGATCGCTCGAAAAGAAAGATCTGCAGGGATGGGGCTACGACTACTACGTTTTTAAGACAGATGGTCAAGTCGCCGGCACCATGATGGCCTGCCCTGACAAGGCAAAGCGTAACCTCTTTGTCAGTGCACAGCCCGAAACCGTGCGTTACAATGGCCGCATGCCGATCGTGATTTACGTACCGGAGGGTTACGAAGCACAGTTTAAGATCTACAGCACCGACGGAGACACTTATCGTGCTGCCGAAGTACGTTCAAAGAAATAA